The Candidatus Defluviibacterium haderslevense DNA window TTGTTAATGAAAAAATAAGAGAAAATATTGCATTAGAAGAAAAACGACACTTACCAATTGAAGAAGCTAAACAATCAGGTGCCATGATGTTGTTTGGTGAAAAGTATGGTGATTATGTTAGAATGATTACGTTCGATCCAGGGTTTTCTAGAGAATTATGTGGCGGATGTCATGTGGAATCTACTGGTAATATTGGATTGTTTAAAATCGTATCTGAAGCATCTGTTGCAGCCGGAATTCGTAGAATAGAGGCAGTTAGTTCTTCTAAAGCGGAGCAATACATCAGAGACCAAATGGACGAATTGAATCAGATTAAAGCGGTCTTCAATAATCCACCAAATATGATTCAACATATTCATCATCTGTTAGATGAAAATAAATCATTGCATAAACAAATTCAGGATTTTAAAGAAGAGCAATCGTTGGTTTTGAAAGATCAATTGTTGGCGCGCGCAGAGCGAATCAGTGGAATTCAAACTTTGTTTTGTTCTATTGTTTTAACGGATAGTAAACTGGTCAAGAGTTTGATTTATCAATTGGGTAAAGAATTGAGTCCAGCAATTTTGTTTTTTGGATTTGTTGAAAATGATAAAGCTCAACTGATGTGTTATGTGTCTGAAGAATTGGTAAAAACAAATCAGTATAATGCTTCAAATTGGTTGAAGCAAGTATCCAAACACATAGAAGGTGGTGGCGGAGGTCAAGCTTTTTTTGCAACTGCCGGAGGAAAAAATGTTGCAGGCATTCAATCTGCAATTGAAGCTGTAAAAGATATTGTGATAAAAGAATTGAAAGCATAAAATTATATTCAATACCAACTTTATGAAGATTATTTTGCTCATTTCTGTTTTTGCGATCTTTGTTTTTTTAAATTTGTTTATTCGTATCAGGACATTAAAATATTACAAGACATTGGTTCAAAAACGCCTTCAATTCAATTTTAAGCAGATGTTCAATAAACAGTTATGGGAAGATGAAGTACTGCGAAAATATCCTCAGGACCAACAATTGCTGAATCATTTTAGAAAACACATTTTAATTACAGGTGGCGTTTTTATCTCTATCATTTTAATTGTTGGCATTACCTTATCGTTTATACTTTTAAAATAGCAACTTGAATAAAATAAAATTAGGACTTGTTGGGTTGGGGCATTTAGGAAAGATACATTTAAAATGTATCCTCCAAATTCCTGAAATTATTTTGGTAGGGTGTTTTGACGTAAATCAGGAATCTGCCCAATCGATTTGTAAGGAATTTGGAGTGGTTCATTATGAATCCATCGACCAACTTATTCAGGATGCTGAAGCTATTGATATAGTGACGCCAACGACAACGCATTATGACATTGCTTCTATGGCGATTCGGGCAGGCAAACATTGTTTTATTGAAAAACCTGTAACTCAGACCTTGCAAGAGGCTTTGGATTTGCAGAATTTATTAAGTATTTATCCTGTTAAGGTTCAAATAGGTCATGTAGAGCGGTATAATCCCAGTTTTCTTGCCATAAAACCTTTTATTAAATATCCAAAATTTATTGAAGCGCATCGGTTATCCACCTTTAATCCAAGAGGTACAGATGTATCTGTAGTACACGATTTAATGATTCATGATTTGGATATCATAAGCCTTATGGCACAGTCACCGGCTCGTGAAATCAGGGCCAGCGGTGTAAGTATAGTGAGTCAAAAAGCAGATATCTGCAATGCTAGAATTGAATTCGAAAGTGGTTTGGTCTGTAATGTTACGGCCAGCAGGATTTCCATGAAAGCCATGCGGAAAATTAGAATTTTTCAAGAGGATGCATATATCAGTATGGATTTATTGAGTAAAGAAGCTGAAGTCATTTCATTATTGGATGAGTATCAGGAAAATACCTTAGAATTAGATACCTATAAAGGCAAAAAATACATCCAATTGTTTCAAGCAGAAATCACACCTGTTAATGCAATTTTGGAAGAGATAAAATCTTTTGCAAAAAGTATCGTTATAGATTCAGAAACGGAAGTCAATTTACAAGATGGTATTCGGGCATTAAGTCTGGTGGATGCCATTTTGAGCCAAATCGAAAGCAGTAATGTTTAAAAAACTCATAACACTCATCATCCCCATTTTAATTTTTAATGCTTGTGAAGCATGGGACAAGGATGAAACCATACCAGCTTATTTATACATAGCACCCATTCAAATGAATGTTTTGGGCCATCAAGGCACAGCGAATCAGGCTTTTAAAGATGCCTGGGTTTTTGTAGATTCACAATACGTTGGTGCCTATGAATTACCTGCTACTATTCCAGTATTAAATCACGGTAGGGTAGAAGTAAAAATTTTTGCTGGTATTAGAAATAATGGAAGTATTACTAATCCAATTATTTATCCCATGACTGATCCTTATATTACAACTGTTGAATTGGAAGAACAAAAAACGGATACTGTATTTCCAACGGTTCATTATTCAAGTGACATAGTTTTTCCTTTTATTGAAAACTTTGATCATCTCCATTATTTTAATTTTGATAAAGACAATAATCAAGAAACAAAAGTCATTTTGTCCAGTGCTAGTGATGCATTTGAAGGATCGAATTCGGGCTTGATTGAATTAACTTCAGCTAGAAATTATTTGGAAGCATGGTTCGACTATGATAGGCCCATTCCATATGGTCCCAATTCTGTGTATATTGAATTGAATTATAAATCTACAATTCCATTTAATATAGGTCTAGTTGGATTCAAAGCTGGAGAAACTGAATCCCAATTCATCGATGGTGTTGTGTTGCCAAAATCTAGTTGGAATAAAGTTTATTTTGAATTTAAAGATATCGTCAATAATTATAAGGGAAATGCTTATCGTGTTGCATTAGCAGCATTTTACATTAACGATACAACCATCAAGAAACAAGAAATTTTGATTGATAATATTAAAGTACTTCATCGTTGATATGAATATTCGCTGGGAGAATGCCATTTATCGATTTATGGATTTAATGTTATCCTTATTAGCATGGTATTTGTTTATTAACTATTTGCATAGCCATCAGTATTTTTTAGGTGATGCCGATCAGGTTTGTAAAAACTTATTTGTACAAGGAGCTTTATTTCTTCCCATAGCCTGGTTTTTATTTTATTTATTATCTGAACAATATAAGGATGTGTATCGGCTTTCCAGATGGTCAGTTTTTTCGAGAACATTTTTATTATCTGCATTTGGATGTTTGGTTGTTTTTTTTGTTTTGATATTAAACCAGGAACTCAATTTTGAAAATAGATTTTTTCAAGCATTAATGACCTATTTTGGATACCATTTTGGATTGATTACTACAGCCAAGATTTTGTTTTTATCTTTCATCAGTCATCGAATAAAAAATGGAACGGTAGGATTTAATACATTGATCATTGGCGGTGATCAACGGGCTGTAGAATTGTATAATGATATTACTTCGTTGAAATTTAGTTTGGGGCATAAATTCAAGGGATTTATTCATTCCAATGGTGGAAGATCGAATGATTTAATTCAATATTTACCACAATTAGGTGGACTGAACGATATCGCAGCAGTCATTGAACAAAATAAAATAGAGGAAGTCATCATTGCTATAGAATCCACTGAACATACCAAATTAAAAACCATTTTGGATGTGTTGTTTGAATTGGGCAATAAGATGATGGTAAGGATTATTCCCGATATGTATGATATCCTTTTGGGCACTGTAAAGATGAATCACCTCTATGGTGCTGTTCTAATAGAAATCAAACA harbors:
- a CDS encoding Gfo/Idh/MocA family oxidoreductase yields the protein MNKIKLGLVGLGHLGKIHLKCILQIPEIILVGCFDVNQESAQSICKEFGVVHYESIDQLIQDAEAIDIVTPTTTHYDIASMAIRAGKHCFIEKPVTQTLQEALDLQNLLSIYPVKVQIGHVERYNPSFLAIKPFIKYPKFIEAHRLSTFNPRGTDVSVVHDLMIHDLDIISLMAQSPAREIRASGVSIVSQKADICNARIEFESGLVCNVTASRISMKAMRKIRIFQEDAYISMDLLSKEAEVISLLDEYQENTLELDTYKGKKYIQLFQAEITPVNAILEEIKSFAKSIVIDSETEVNLQDGIRALSLVDAILSQIESSNV
- a CDS encoding sugar transferase, with amino-acid sequence MNIRWENAIYRFMDLMLSLLAWYLFINYLHSHQYFLGDADQVCKNLFVQGALFLPIAWFLFYLLSEQYKDVYRLSRWSVFSRTFLLSAFGCLVVFFVLILNQELNFENRFFQALMTYFGYHFGLITTAKILFLSFISHRIKNGTVGFNTLIIGGDQRAVELYNDITSLKFSLGHKFKGFIHSNGGRSNDLIQYLPQLGGLNDIAAVIEQNKIEEVIIAIESTEHTKLKTILDVLFELGNKMMVRIIPDMYDILLGTVKMNHLYGAVLIEIKQEMMPQWQIFVKRCIDLFVSVFVLILLSPFIVYFLIRTKLSSPGPLFYSQERIGLNGKPFMIYKFRSMYMDSEVNGPQLSHESDQRITPWGATMRKWRIDELPQFFNVLKGDMSLVGPRPERNFYIQQIMEIAPHYKHLLKVRPGITSWGQVKFGYASNLNEMVQRLKYDILYIENRSLGLDFKILFYTAWVLFQGKGK